In the Fusarium oxysporum f. sp. lycopersici 4287 chromosome 9, whole genome shotgun sequence genome, one interval contains:
- a CDS encoding 4-carboxymuconolactone decarboxylase, with product MAPNTPTRPELQQALYDIGMPIRRKVLGNSYVDNALANGSTEFAKAMQEFTTAFCWGAVWDRPGLDRKQRSLINLSMLAATGKIHELAVHTRGAVNNGVSATEIREIFVQVCIYMGVPAGMEAFKAAEKVLIDMKKEGVEVKP from the coding sequence ATGGCTCCCAACACTCCCACCCGCCCTGAGCTCCAGCAGGCTCTCTACGACATTGGCATGCCCATCCGCCGCAAGGTCTTGGGTAACAGCTACGTCGACAACGCCCTTGCGAACGGTTCTACCGAGTTTGCCAAAGCTATGCAAGAATTCACCACGGCATTCTGCTGGGGTGCTGTTTGGGACCGACCTGGCCTAGATCGGAAACAACGATCTCTCATCAACCTTTCCATGCTTGCCGCGACTGGCAAGATCCACGAGCTTGCCGTTCATACCCGAGGCGCTGTCAACAACGGAGTTTCGGCTACGGAGATTCGAGAGATTTTTGTGCAGGTGTGCATCTACATGGGTGTCCCGGCGGGTATGGAGGCATTCAAGGCCGCTGAGAAGGTCTTGATCGACATGAAGAAGGAAGGTGTTGAGGTCAAGCCTTGA
- a CDS encoding hypothetical protein (At least one base has a quality score < 10) gives MNTHMPLDTKEKPYACHHCSDAFSRRDLLRRHEIKVHGISDRLRRRRRSGNSPDVISTVPRVNPLSQSIESLLADGHSNESPGTQHTIDTSSSLQCMLNELGSSAVQAPLDIDIVLDSQWLNFEASSEMNLEFLNRMDDSQTQIYTINPNAMHSSTLDLANEPAHLRNQNADFDLHGHARPSTSATLDSQNQSKSSQSEENLTITEDYWHSMQAQIDQIGGPKLPSRTKLSQYIHRYLACFHRHQPLFHDCTWVPVQCPVPLTLAVCANGALYILERKIAVALFHTAVNLAKLAHKGICSLQLSMLLIAFAAWSGDPKDLEIAMQFHGCLALDIRREWTKTAATPNLDSTTWAGWRDKEILKRTTYCCFTVMNLMSVAYDIPSQIRLEDEYGLPGHEEQWCAANEEAWTRATYEAGPQEWLTAESVIRGLADAFSPLPTKIGMFSCHVIMSSLCQKIMLFRKSCHPGSRAYDEGRHYFSRCLTRWQMMWESEPQSFISPDHPRGPIMFNSTALLRVAYIRLAADYSPIRNRFATCISDIDIAAAIGHMKPLTRDVHTYKAVMQACQALRVPVGLGFTVICRSAFWTWSVQHALSYFECALMLWQWLNMAQSATDLTADEIKILDMVEQLVDSSSAAQNGEEAQHSLSVRSLWLFVNLLDTGDLTVWGLCPKLARVLDARLKQATDPAA, from the exons ATGAATACTCACATGCCTCTAGATACCAAAGAGAAGCCTTATGCTTGTCATCACTGCTCAGATGCCTTTTCCCGCCGAGACCTGCTTCGGAGGCATGAGATCAAGGTACACGGCATTTCAGACAGACTGAGACGACGAAGGCGCTCTGGCAACTCTCCCGATGTAATTTCTACCGTGCCTAGAGTCAATCCACTGTCCCAGTCCATCGAATCACTATTGGCGGATGGACATTCAAATGAATCGCCTGGCACCCAACATACGATCGAC ACATCATCCTCCCTCCAATGCATGCTCAACGAGCTTGGGTCTTCGGCGGTTCAGGCTCCTCTAGACATTGACATTGTGTTGGACAGCCAATGGCTAAACTTCGAAGCTAGCTCAGAAATGAACCTCGAATTTTTGAACAGAATGGACGACTCTCAGACTCAGATCTACACCATCAATCCCAATGCTATGCACTCGTCGACTCTCGATTTGGCCAATGAGCCTGCTCACTTACGAAACCAAAACGCCGATTTCGACCTGCATGGCCACGCGCGCCCTTCTACATCCGCCACGCTAGATTCTCAAAACCAGTCTAAATCTTCACAGTCTGAGGAAAATCTCACCATCACGGAGGACTATTGGCACTCGATGCAAGCCCAAATCGATCAGATCGGTGGTCCCAAGCTGCCGTCTCGGACAAAGCTGAGCCAATATATTCATCGCTACCTAGCCTGCTTCCACCGGCATCAGCCACTCTTCCACGACTGTACCTGGGTTCCAGTGCAGTGTCCAGTGCCCTTAACGTTAGCAGTTTGCGCAAATGGTGCTCTGTACATCCTGGAGCGCAAGATCGCTGTTGCTCTATTCCACACAGCAGTTAACCTGGCAAAACTCGCTCACAAAGGTATTTGCAGCTTACAACTATCGATGCTTCTTATAGCTTTTGCAGCTTGGAGCGGCGACCCTAAAGACCTTGAAATTGCTATGCAATTTCATGGGTGTCTGGCACTCGACATACGGCGGGAATGGACAAAGACAGCGGCGACTCCGAACCTCGACAGTACGACATGGGCTGGTTGGCGTGACAAGGAAATACTGAAACG TACAACGTATTGCTGTTTCACAGTCATGAACCTCATGTCCGTTGCTTACGATATCCCATCTCAGATACGCCTCGAAGATGAGTACGGCTTACCAGGACACGAGGAGCAATGGTGCGCCGCGAACGAGGAGGCTTGGACCAGGGCGACATACGAAGCAGGCCCACAGGAATGGCTGACAGCGGAATCTGTCATCCGGGGACTAGCCGATGCGTTCTCGCCATTGCCAACCAAGATTGGCATGTTCAGCTGCCATGTCATCATGTCATCTCTTTGCCAGAAAATCATGCTGTTCCGAAAGTCCTGCCATCCTGGAAGCCGGGCATACGATGAAGGGCGTCATTACTTTAGTCGGTGCTTGACTAGGTGGCAGATGATGTGGGAAAGCGAGCCGCAGTCGTTTATTTCGCCCGATCATCCCCGTGGGCCCATCATGTTCAACTCGACTGCTTTGCTGCGAGTTGCGTATATACGACTGGCTGCGGACTACTCACCTATTCGCAACCGTTTTGCCACCTGCATCTCGGATATTGATATTGCAGCTGCAATTGGGCACATGAAGCCACTAACTCGAGATGTGCACACGTATAAAGCCGTGATGCAGGCATGTCAGGCCCTGCGAGTCCCGGTAGGACTAGGCTTCACGGTTATTTGTCGATCAGCGTTCTGGACTTGGAGTGTTCAACATGCTCTCAGTTACTTTGAGTGCGCTTTGATGTTGTGGCAATGGCTGAACATGGCGCAGAGTGCGACCGACCTGACTGCGgacgagatcaagatccTGGACATGGTAGAACAACTGGTCGACTCATCCAGTGCGGCCCAGAATGGAGAGGAAGCTCAGCATAGTCTATCAGTCCGCAGTCTGTGGCTGTTTGTCAATCTCTTAGATACGGGAGACCTGACAGTCTGGGGGCTTTGCCCGAAATTGGCCCGCGTGTTAGATGCGCGTTTGAAGCAGGCGACTGATCCTGCAGCGTGA
- a CDS encoding hypothetical protein (At least one base has a quality score < 10): protein MALHNNGLLQANSAFINGKWLQAKDDQLFDVLDPATWTPVAAVPDLTQAECINAVQFAESALHKLSAMTGKHRGQLLREWFRLILQAKDDLADIITTENGKTISEARGEVSYAADFVDWYAGAAPRVQGTVVESSDSTKRVLVIKQPVGVVGIITPWNFPAAMITRKVAAALAAGCSCVVKPAPETPLTALALASLAAQAGFPPGSFNIVTTKAHTIDIGRVLTQHPIIRKFSFTGSTAIGKLLASQCTTTMKRVSLELGGNAPFVIFDDADLEAAAEAIMASKFRLSGQTCVCTNRVYAQTGIYQELASILAAKVKSLILGPGGDANTTIGPLITKTAVARVEGHVKDAFSKGAKVIVGGRRAPSLGDAFFEPTLLVDVSCGRFMRTRRNFWPQYFRCSNSKVIKTPSTWQMTLILAGWLLFHRERS, encoded by the exons ATGGCCCTTCATAATAATGGCCTTCTCCAAGCGAACAGTGCTTTCATCAACGGGAAATGGCTGCAAGCGAAGGATGACCAATTATTTGATGTTTTAG ATCCGGCAACATGGACGCCAGTCGCTGCGGTCCCAGATCTTACACAGGCAGAGTGTATTAATGCTGTTCAGTTTGCAGAGTCCGCGTTGCACAAGCTGTCCGCAATGACAGGGAAACATAGGGGACAGCTCCTGCGTGAATGGTTTCGCCTCATTTTGCAAGCAAAGGACGACCTAGCAGATATCATCACCACCGAGAACGGCAAGACTATATCTGAGGCTCGAGGAGAAGTCTCATATGCAGCAGATTTCGTTGACTGGTATGCTGGTGCTGCCCCTCGTGTTCAAGGCACG GTTGTCGAATCCTCCGACTCCACCAAGCGCGTACTTGTTATTAAGCAACCAGTCGGTGTCGTGGGTATTATAACGCCGTGGAACTTTCCAGCTGCAATGATTACACGAAAAGTTGCTGCGGCGTTAGCAGCAGGCTGTTCTTGCGTAGTCAAGCCAGCCCCTGAAACCCCTCTCACTGCTCTTGCCTTGGCATCTCTTGCCGCTCAGGCAGGATTCCCCCCCGGCTCGTTCAACATTGTCACAACAAAGGCGCATACTATTGACATCGGTCGAGTACTGACGCAACATCCAATTATACGAAAGTTCTCCTTCACTGGGTCTACTGCCATTGGAAAGCTTCTCGCTAGTCAGTGTACCACCACTATGAAGCGTGTTAGTCTAGAGCTGGGAGGCAACGCACCTTTCGTCATCTTTGACGATGCAGATCTAGAGGCGGCGGCTGAAGCAATCATGGCCAGCAAATTCCGGCTTTCTGGGCAGACATGCGTCTGCACTAACCGAGTCTATGCTCAAACGGGCATCTATCAAGAATTGGCCTCCATACTTGCCGCAAAGGTCAAGTCCTTGATTCTAGGTCCTGGGGGCGACGCAAACACAACTATTGGCCCCTTGATTACGAAGACTGCTGTCGCCCGCGTAGAGGGTCATGTCAAGGATGCATTCTCAAAAGGAGCCAAGGTGATAGTAGGTGGAAGAAGAGCACCGAGCCTCGGTGATGCATTCTTTGAGCCTACtctccttgttgatgtttcCTGCGGACGCTTTATGCGCACAAGAAGAAACTTTTGGCCCCAGTACTTCCGTTGTTCAAATTCGAAAGTGATCAAGACGCCATCAACTTGGCAAATGACACTAATTTTGGCTGGCTGGTTACTTTTTCACCGAGAACGTTCATAA
- a CDS encoding hypothetical protein (At least one base has a quality score < 10) — MTGKHRGQLLREWFRLILQAKDDLADIITTENGKTISEARGEVSYAADFVDWYAGAAPRVQGTVVESSDSTKRVLVIKQPVGVVGIITPWNFPAAMITRKVAAALAAGCSCVVKPAPETPLTALALASLAAQAGFPPGSFNIVTTKAHTIDIGRVLTQHPIIRKFSFTGSTAIGKLLASQCTTTMKRVSLELGGNAPFVIFDDADLEAAAEAIMASKFRLSGQTCVCTNRVYAQTGIYQELASILAAKVKSLILGPGGDANTTIGPLITKTAVARVEGHVKDAFSKGAKVIVGGRRAPSLGDAFFEPTLLVDVSCGRFMRTRRNFWPQYFRCSNSKVIKTPSTWQMTLILAGWLLFHRERS, encoded by the exons ATGACAGGGAAACATAGGGGACAGCTCCTGCGTGAATGGTTTCGCCTCATTTTGCAAGCAAAGGACGACCTAGCAGATATCATCACCACCGAGAACGGCAAGACTATATCTGAGGCTCGAGGAGAAGTCTCATATGCAGCAGATTTCGTTGACTGGTATGCTGGTGCTGCCCCTCGTGTTCAAGGCACG GTTGTCGAATCCTCCGACTCCACCAAGCGCGTACTTGTTATTAAGCAACCAGTCGGTGTCGTGGGTATTATAACGCCGTGGAACTTTCCAGCTGCAATGATTACACGAAAAGTTGCTGCGGCGTTAGCAGCAGGCTGTTCTTGCGTAGTCAAGCCAGCCCCTGAAACCCCTCTCACTGCTCTTGCCTTGGCATCTCTTGCCGCTCAGGCAGGATTCCCCCCCGGCTCGTTCAACATTGTCACAACAAAGGCGCATACTATTGACATCGGTCGAGTACTGACGCAACATCCAATTATACGAAAGTTCTCCTTCACTGGGTCTACTGCCATTGGAAAGCTTCTCGCTAGTCAGTGTACCACCACTATGAAGCGTGTTAGTCTAGAGCTGGGAGGCAACGCACCTTTCGTCATCTTTGACGATGCAGATCTAGAGGCGGCGGCTGAAGCAATCATGGCCAGCAAATTCCGGCTTTCTGGGCAGACATGCGTCTGCACTAACCGAGTCTATGCTCAAACGGGCATCTATCAAGAATTGGCCTCCATACTTGCCGCAAAGGTCAAGTCCTTGATTCTAGGTCCTGGGGGCGACGCAAACACAACTATTGGCCCCTTGATTACGAAGACTGCTGTCGCCCGCGTAGAGGGTCATGTCAAGGATGCATTCTCAAAAGGAGCCAAGGTGATAGTAGGTGGAAGAAGAGCACCGAGCCTCGGTGATGCATTCTTTGAGCCTACtctccttgttgatgtttcCTGCGGACGCTTTATGCGCACAAGAAGAAACTTTTGGCCCCAGTACTTCCGTTGTTCAAATTCGAAAGTGATCAAGACGCCATCAACTTGGCAAATGACACTAATTTTGGCTGGCTGGTTACTTTTTCACCGAGAACGTTCATAA